The genomic region TCTCGGCTCAACACAGCAACAGGTTTCTCTCGGCCTGATAAGTAGGTGGTCGAGGTGCTCCTGACTGGCTGGAAAGActtaatttccttaaccattcggcttatgggccgaagctcaaggaaactggggggcaatgtttggacctAAATTTACGCTATCGGCCCATACAATCAAGGCCGTTAGATGAGTAAagttctagaccgttggatgataaagtggttgagataattttcaattattattaaggaataatattgtggttttaatcataatattatctcttaatatataTTGGATTATCTAAGCCTAATATTGGCTATATCCAGCGGATCGTTTAAAGATAAATGATATCTAAAAGATAGGTTGTTGCTTACCTTGAGAAGTCTTTGACCTAGACTCTagctgatgagtttgaattaaaatcaaattctacacaagtgaagccgcaccacacatctgcttctataaatacaaggctgcGAACACCATAGaggggacctccaattcaacacccaactgccctgcgcaaaacctctcaaacatcttgagattttttattttctttttccgccgacacatcttcagtttggataaacagcactgtgaaggcaaccggcgaacatcttcagtttggataaacagcactgttgccgtagaatcagccgttcccgaagcaccttcagtttggataaacagcactgcgtcgaggccgactggttatctatccaagtctcggtcgagaaggattttcaaatccttattggcagaggtcatctcattagccttctcggcgaagtgaggtgttaccaggttactacattcggcaccataaaagccgaatttgatattgaacttcgtagaactagcagccttgtcttcaggctcgagaatccaaaggccgagatttgttccttcctcggccgcaatcgcaagataaagaagtcaccgacgcgctcaacgcaacatcaacaaattttactcctcggccgagctcggccgacgagttggcacgccccgcattcgaccgaaggacgtagttagcttattaattactcggcctgcgcgccacgtaggctttgtaatttttagggtcaacaattcCACTACACATTATGGGGTTTGAATCTTGATCTTAGTGAATCACACATAGTGACTAGTAAGagactgaaatgcctctgtaaGTCTTTCTAACTCTCAAAAAGGTGATCTACCGTGATGAAGTCaccaactaataaaaaaaatttaaagaaaaaaagctatattttatatgaaaggtATAAAATCATTTCCAGCTTTCAAAAAGGTGGTTTGCCGTGATGAAGCCACCAACTAATcaaaaaaatttttaaaaaaaaacaaacaagctatattttatatgaaaggtATAAAATCATTTCCAACTCTAGAAAAAATGGTATGTTGTGATGAAGCCaccaattaatcaaatttttttttaaagaaaaacaagctatattttatatgaaaggtATAAAATCATTTCTCTTGTTATAATCAGACGAATAAAATGTCACAGTTTTATGCATTAAGTATTGATGCGTATTTTCGTGTTTTGATACAAGCAATgttttgtattaagtttatctaaattacaaagagaaaattcAAACTTCATTGCCGAAGAAGAAACACATTGCTATAGCAAACTCAACTAGACCTATACCTGCAAGCGTATTTTGGTGTTACATGAACATAATACATCGACGATCATGACTAAATAGTTTGTTAATTAAGAGACAGAAAAATATACGAATGAACATTATCCTTATCTTTTAGACACCTATGAAAAATGGTCGGACCACGGCAGCCTCCATCTTCATGGAGAATGTGACATCCGATCATCATCCAGTTCCATGCCTTGAGTGAGTAAAATGCATGCAATGCTGGACCAATTGCTATTGTTTGGTTTTTCATACGATCGACACAAGATGATGGTGACATTGCAAAGAGTACGGAATAGCTTCCTCCACTTTGttctttttagtttctttttcatttttgtctttAAGTGACCTTTTTCCACAGTTTCAGTTTCATCAAAAGGTCGAGAGGATGGGGAAGTGATAGCAGACGAGATGGTGCTCTCctgttcttgttttgtttatgcCCAATTGGCAGAAAAGTGCTACAGCTACTTAATGCTATTGTGGAGCCCAAAGTACAATTGGGGAGAAGGCATTTGGTGTAGGTATAATCGGGTGTAAGCTCTCCAACAAGATCCTCTTTGGTTCCTTTTTCCTGAAGATTGCTGAATCGTATCTGtccatcatacatcgtgcgatcagtttttgtcaattaatgtttatgtttatttttaaataaaaatatttaaaataatttttaacctcacgatgtacgatgaactgACATGATTCACGGATCATCGGGATCCTTACAAAGTGGATCCGGACTCTTAAGTTTCTGCATGACTAGACTTTTGAGACTGATATTATGTAAAAAGAATGCTAAGGAACTCCGGCAAAAGTGAGACTCTTCATATAAATTTTTTCACCTCATGTTTTAACGTCAATTTGTGTGGCTTTGGTGGTTGGAACTCTCTTCACATACTTTTCAAGCTAAGCTCATAGACGGTCATATCTTTAATACTTGGGGTTAACCTCTTTTAAGCCCCTTTGACTTTGAGCTTCTCAATCTCTCTTGAGCTTTTCGTGGCTTCTATTCCGACTTGCGCCATTATGTGAGCCCAAAGGTGCCCAACATAAACACCTTTGCTTTTTTAGTTTCTTGTTACGTTTGAGATTGGTATTTTGTAGtttcaaatattttgttttgaaggATTCTACTATACAGATACTGTACTTCATATGTATTGAACATTCTTTTAGCTCGAATTAATGACGccgtttatttaaaaaaatgttcacataattaatttgtaaaaaTCATCTGTCGTTAGTGTAGTACTCGTGAAAAGGATCACACCTCAATTAAATCCAAATCAATAATTACACTTTTCTTGAGAAAAGGAGAAGATATTCTTTCGAGATCTTTTTCATCAAGATCATTGGatcaattaatttgaatttttgaaattttatccaacggtaaaaaattattatatcttTTAAGGGGTTAAAATAGGTAGGGCgttgaatgaaatttcaaatgtCCAAATCACTTAATCTGATGatcttggtggaagagatctgagaaaaaaagaaatctcCATTATACGAAAGTAGTTTAACGGATTGCAATTGGATTTGGGCATGATCTTCGATaattcttataattttcatttttctaaaagAGAAAATTGACAACCAAATGAGTCATACCCCAACTGCAAAATAAAACAAGAGgtttcaaataaaaacaaactcaACAAACTTGTTTATTTCATACCGatgtaattattatttttatacaaatatACCGTACTTATAAACCATAATATTTTTCCGTTTCAATAAACAGTTCATAATTGCTCACACCTcaacactaaaaaaatatacagTAAAAGAATTGGTTTTTCAGTGTGCATGTTACATTAACTGACATAACACAAAtagttggatataaaaaaataataattcaacttattagggagttttaacgaaacactcctggtactgtttacttaacgaaaaaccacatttttacactaaaaagtcaatcattgTATTATTCACTTATAAAAcacttttttgttattttcgtcaaaattcaaaattttcaaatcacttttattaatttttcttttttattatgacTATTAATGTACCGGATCAGTTCCGGCACTGAAAATACGTGTTAACGGTTACTAAACTTgttctaaaataataaaattcgtTTTCGTtcaaggaaaactaatgaaaagggtttgaaaactttaagttttaatgataagggcaaaataaagggtaaagtgaatagtattatgattgattttttagtgttaaaatataatttttcgttaaaataaacagtacaacgggtttttcgttaaaactctatttGGTTTAAGGAATATCCCcccttttttaattatttcttgaAGGTTCTTCCGGAACCAAAACCAATTTTCCTAAATTGGGCTTTTTTTCCACTTCCGCACACTGAAacctaaacaaaaacaaacaggGGTATTTGCGTCATGTGACATAACGTGTACCGTACATCGTAGCCGTCCAATTTCCAGGAAATTCAGTAAATTTACACCTTTACCCCACCAAACCGAATATTCTTCGGAGTATTCCACTTCGTCTTCCTCCTATAAATCTTTAGAACCCCAAAGAAGctgcaacaacaaaaaaaaacccgaaACTTCACCACCCAAACACGGCCTTAATCGAAAAATCCCCCCAAATGTATGACACATTGAAGAACTCCTACCAGCTCTTCGAAGAAATCGGCCGTGGCCGGTTCGGCACGATCGTCCGAGCCTTCTCGCCGGACTCGGCCGAGTTCGTCGCATGCAAGATCATCGACAAATCGGTCCTTACCGACGAAATCGACCGCGCGTGCCTCGAGAAGGAGCCCAAGATAATGACCCTTTTGTCATCGCATCCCAACGTTCTCAAGCTCTTTAACGTCTTCGAGACCGAGGACTCGCTCGCGATGGTGCTCGAGCTCTGCGAGCAGGAAACGCTCTACGACCGGGTCGTGGAGCGCACGCTCTCGGAGCCCGAGGCCGCCGCGATCATGAAGCAGCTGCTCGAGGCCGTCTCGCATTGCCACCGCCTCGGGGTGGTTCATAGGGATTTGAAGCCGGAGAATGTTCTGTTTGATTCGAGGAACAATTTGAAGCTCGCGGATTTCGGGTCGGCGGAGTGGGCCGGCGACGGCGGGGTCAtggagggcgtggtcgggacgCCGTACTACGTTGCGCCCGAGGTGCTGATGGGCAGGGAGTACGATGAGAAGATCGATGTTTGGAGCGCCGGCGTGATGATGTACATAATGCTCAGCGGGATTCCGCCGTTTTACGGCGAGTCGGCGACGGAGATCTTCCAGGCGGTTTTACGAGGGAATTTGAGATTTCCGCCGAAGGTCTTCCGATCTGTATCACCGGCGGCGAAGGATCTGCTGAGGAAGATGATTTCCAGAGACGTTTCCAGAAGACTTTCTGCTGACCAGGCACTTAGTAAGTTTCTTactttcttctaattttctaatttatttggTTGAATTTAATCCAAAATTCCATCTTgtgatttgggtttttgttaattctttttttttttttttttttttttttaaatcaagattttttgttaaatgttaAATTTTGTAGATTTTCACCTGTCAATAACTTGAAAAGTGATTTTGAAATTTCTCTTTTGGGTTTGATAGCAgcgatattctactttaaactaATCGAAGCCGCAAAAACCAAAATTCGAGCTATGATTACTTATGAAGTTTATTTCTTTGTGAAAAATTTCAGGGCACCCATGGATCTTAAGTGGTGGAGAAGCAAATCCAATTGACTAAAATCTGACTTTTGGGTCAGTCATGTCAATGAACCAAATCCAAGTACATAGATCCTAAATCCTTGTCATCCAATCTATGTGAATACGAAGCAATCCCACTTTCCTCTCTTAAAAAACAGAAAATCCTGTCGTCAATGGATCCAGAAAACCCCTCTTCCTCTCAAGAGCTCTTTAGCTAAGAAGCAGAAGTAAATGGAGAAAGACTTGCATAGAACGACGTCACAGTAGAAGATTGTAGAATATGAGATGGATCAATCAGTCTTTCATGGAACGAGTTCACCGACAAGCAGAAGATGATCGGTTCAATCAGTCTTTTATGGGACGAGTTCACCGTCACGCGTGGAAGCCTGTAGATGTGGAGAGAGAATCTTGAGAATGTAGATAGAAAATGGGGTTTATGGGGATCCTTTGTCTGTCCCCGCCTTctcttgtatatttttttttcggtcAGAGAGAGTCGGAAGTGAGAAGGCAAACTACTCCCATATAGCCTATGTGCTACCTTTTAAGTTAAAATCGATGTTTTGTGTACCAGAAACCTTGTACGAATCCGCGGAATGTGAGGGTTTAACTCGGAATCTCAGGAATAAGTTCGTGTTGTGTTTGCGAAATGTAATGTGAGTGTTCAACTCGGAATTTGAGTTTTCTTTTGAGGGATgctatttatattatgtttttgtatcacattttcatatcatcttAAGTGACATAATATTGATATGGATATCACATCAAtctgaattaatcagattttttaatttaataagctaataattaagaaagattcttcatatactacaattatcatttaattaatcaacttttcttaattattattttattaaataatgtttaattaaattaaaatttcttaTTAATTTGAATGATGTGATTGTCGACATTAGATGTCACCTAAGaaatggtatgaaaatgtgatacAAAAACGTGATTTGAAtaacattattattttctttttcttttataatggTGGATTTAATTTTGTGTTATGGTTGCGAGTGCACCGCCGTATACGGCCTTCTGGATGTAAGAATTTTTCTACATAGTATATGCCCCTAAATATCCTTGTGCAAATGTACTATATTTTGTCCAGGCATGTTATTGCATATGCTTTAAATCAAGGATACTCAACGCTCCCATTAAATCACATGAAAAGTTGAAATGGGTACACAGTTGGAAGTTCATACGCAAATTATGccacaaaaattgaaatataccTAATAAGGGACCCATAATAAACGGATGTTTTGactttttaatgatattttggATGCATATTAGGCAGTTGATTTAGCTAGATCAGTGTACTCACTCTTCTATGTTTCTTTGCACCTAAGTTTTCTTAGTCATGGTAGTATACGTTTCTTTGGACCTATCTTTCATTTCTATTTAGTGAATGATTAGAGCAACTTTTACATTAGATGAGATTACGTAGCATCGAGTGAGACTAAAGTATATACGCATATTTTGTTGAGAGTTGTTGAAATGACATGATCAGACATCTTTTCGTGATCATTCCCTTATCAAAATGCATATCAAAAGAAAACTTTCATGACATGAATACATTGTCGTTATGACACTAAGGAGGATTACATAGAGTATGGTGAGACCATCGTATACAAGCTTGTTTTGCTTGAGCTGCTGTTGAAATGACATGGTCAGACATATTTACGCAACTATTCCCTTGTTAGAAATGtagatcaaaagaaaaattcgcaTCACACAGTACGCTACCATTATGACACTAAATAGGATTATGTAAAGTCAAGTGAGACCAAAATATACAAACATGCTATGTATGAGAAGTGTTGTTGAAATGGCATGGTCAGACATTTTTACGCAATTATTTCCTTATCAAAATTGCAgatcaaaataaaaacttaccTAACACAAATACACTGCcattattaaaaatatacaaatatatgtTATTGAAATGGCGTGATCAGGCATTTTTACGCGACTATTccttatcaaaaaaaaaaaaacttatctaACACAAATACACGTCGGTCGTGACGTCTCATCGATGTTCTCACAGGGGCAGGCTGCAAATTTCAGAAATGTCATTACGGAATCTAGCAAAAGAGATGAATATGTATCCAAGTGTCCTTATTGGAAGGAACCAGCTCAAGTGAGCTGGCCAACGTATATGGAATCCACCCACCATTTAGCCTTGCTGCAGTCTACAACTCTACATctgaaggaagaagagaaatttttagttgcgACGGAAAAATAGATgatacattatatatttttatgtaagtggtgaaattttttaattttaaaattattaactttttaacatatatatcccaccatttatatagggGTGTGCCATCTACACATCCCaaattacttctcacacacccttcgtTAATTTAtatctgttgatcttcttcaatttatccaatctgacggtcgaaaattagaagagtgtgtgagaagtaaaatggggtgtgtggatatcacacccctttatATAGAGACACGCGATGTACCATCTCGTGTGACggtcatactgaaaaatctctcattgaGGACCAAATtacaatataatttttttttttatggtcagAACCAATAaaatgggaagtgttattgacactctaaaaatctcattctacacttctcacaagcgtatttttctttctaaatataaaaagtttaaagtatagaataaaaattttgaaatgccaataataattctcaaaaaaatttataaacaagACAAAGATTAAACGATTAATTATCCAAATCCCAACAACACTGTCTCCGTAGAAGAACCTTGGATGAGGTGGCAAAACCTCAATAATGTTGAAATTGGAGCCTCGTAATTATTGGACTAggattctttcttctcttcttttcatCTCATTCCATCATCTCCTCtcatattctttattttgtctttctttttctataaaaaaataatataagatgttgatgtaGCTTAACCGTGACAGTTCAAATAAGAGGGGAGGGAAGGAGGAGAGATAATCCTATTTCATAATTATTTGAgtacttaattaattgtttaattaGATAGAGGAATCTCTTTGAAATctaaccgttcatcgtacattatgaggttagttttcgttaaatattatttttatttaattttaaataaaaaaatcaaataatttatgatcgtaCAATACATATAAATAGTTAAGATGTGAGATCCGAATAGAATACAAttctgtttaattaattaatcaaataagtGTGTACGGGTTTAGGTAAATTATAGTTGGAATCACGAGGAGGACACTTGGCAAGTATGATCTGATCAGTCACCCATCATATCAGTTTAATCTGGTCTTCTCGATCAGTGTGCAGTCAACTGCACTGCCCCCCCCTCCCATGTGGTTGGACTTTGGATGCACACCATAAACTACTGTGTGCATCTGTGCGTGATATGATAAGTTCGCGTGGATATATCATATATCTCCTTCTCTGAGTCTCTGTGCGCTTTCGTAATTGCTTCGTACCACCTTctgttttttctctctttttccttctAAACCAAGGAGTGAGTTTGGGGGCTCCTTTTGCGGGGATTCAACTGAACTTGCCTCGGATGATATGCCGGATTCAAGAGTTGACGAATAGAATAAGATGAGGGATTTCTCACCTTCATTTCCttcaatataaataatatcgtttattaaaaataaaaaaattaacaaattaataacttaaaaagacAGATATCCGTACTGCGAGGCAAGAGAGCCAATTGTCTTGTCTTACCTCGCCTTTTCTAGCCTCTCCTTCTTGCTTTTTTTACCTAGCTCTTGTCTTTTGACTTTTCGTCTTTCTATATGTTAGGGATACCacatttttttgaacaaatctATATTAAGGACGGAGAGTGCGGGCTTAGCTTCATAATGAgctatcaataatgtggtttaaatttgtctttgactagaatcgaacctaagacttctcacctacaagtgaaaaaaaatatcactaagttgtagtactaagtggcaggGATACACATTTGTAGACCATATTTTGACTACCTCTTTAATATACGTCGAGTCAACTATATAAATAGGTATTATATCTATTAAAGAGATGATTTAGatgtgatttacaaaatttgatatcattagtatttttcttttatttttattttttttatttttaccatgGTATGTTGTATGGTATGGACTAAAGTAAGAGAGAGTTGAATATGTGGTTAAGGATTTAGCGATCAAGGATTCAATGACCAAAGATTCAGACGTATACTATATTTCAGTgcatttattaaaataatttgtaaTAAAATATGTTTTGCAAAATGATGAATGATTTTTCTAAGGTGACAAACAGTGTACTGAGTACTACAAATTGGACGATATTGTTGAGTGTGCCTCACAAAAAATATCGAATTTCTACCCTGAAAAATAGGATTAATTAtaacaaaatctcaaatttcTTTGAAATGAATGTCCAAATCGAGCAAGGaattaatgaaaagaaaaagaggtcaACAAATTTGCAATATATTCCTATATATATCTcctcaaaaataattttgagaCATGTGCAATTAGGTATAAATCCACTC from Pyrus communis chromosome 9, drPyrComm1.1, whole genome shotgun sequence harbors:
- the LOC137744794 gene encoding phosphoenolpyruvate carboxylase kinase 1-like; translation: MYDTLKNSYQLFEEIGRGRFGTIVRAFSPDSAEFVACKIIDKSVLTDEIDRACLEKEPKIMTLLSSHPNVLKLFNVFETEDSLAMVLELCEQETLYDRVVERTLSEPEAAAIMKQLLEAVSHCHRLGVVHRDLKPENVLFDSRNNLKLADFGSAEWAGDGGVMEGVVGTPYYVAPEVLMGREYDEKIDVWSAGVMMYIMLSGIPPFYGESATEIFQAVLRGNLRFPPKVFRSVSPAAKDLLRKMISRDVSRRLSADQALRHPWILSGGEANPID